One region of Deinococcus budaensis genomic DNA includes:
- a CDS encoding benzoate/H(+) symporter BenE family transporter, producing the protein MELPMPSTPPTTLHDLRRDASASAVTAGFVAVVVGAASSIGLLVGAARDFGLSHGQTVSWVLSCYLAISVSGAALTWRHRAPVKMAWTTPGLALVASVAAAGTLSYAEVLGAYVLSALIMTGLGVSGAFERVTSRLPPALANALLAGVLLPFVLGAFRALPQAPLPVGGMIAVFLAGRVWFARWAVPAALLAGAGLSLAAGAVGPLTGGGLGTLVWTPPAFSLSAVLTLALPMTVLTLASQQLPGVAVLRACGFARVPTSPLITWSGLASLLSAPFGAHTTNLAAITAAIAAGEEAHPDPNRRWVAGLSAALFYLLLGVFAGWVVGAVGAVPAPVVAALAGLALVSTTLSSVTAALGDERGREAAFLTLAVTASGLSFLGIGSAVWGLALGGGLLWLTGRR; encoded by the coding sequence ATGGAACTCCCGATGCCGTCCACCCCCCCCACCACCCTCCACGACCTGCGGCGGGACGCTTCCGCCTCGGCGGTCACGGCGGGCTTTGTGGCGGTCGTGGTCGGTGCGGCGAGCAGCATCGGGCTGCTGGTGGGGGCGGCGCGGGACTTCGGGCTGAGCCACGGGCAGACGGTGAGCTGGGTGCTGAGCTGCTACCTGGCGATCAGCGTGTCGGGCGCGGCCCTGACCTGGCGGCACCGCGCCCCCGTCAAGATGGCCTGGACGACGCCGGGGCTGGCGCTCGTCGCTTCGGTGGCGGCGGCGGGCACCCTGAGCTACGCCGAGGTGCTGGGCGCCTATGTGCTGAGCGCCCTGATCATGACCGGGCTGGGCGTGAGCGGGGCGTTCGAGCGGGTGACCTCGCGGCTGCCGCCCGCGCTGGCGAACGCGCTGCTGGCCGGGGTGCTGCTGCCCTTTGTGCTGGGAGCCTTCCGGGCGCTGCCGCAGGCCCCGCTGCCGGTCGGCGGGATGATCGCGGTCTTCCTGGCGGGCCGGGTGTGGTTCGCGCGCTGGGCGGTCCCGGCGGCGCTGCTGGCCGGGGCGGGCCTGTCGCTGGCGGCCGGAGCGGTGGGGCCGCTGACCGGGGGTGGCCTGGGCACGCTGGTCTGGACCCCGCCTGCTTTCTCGCTTTCCGCCGTGCTGACGCTGGCCCTGCCCATGACAGTGCTGACCCTGGCCTCGCAGCAGCTTCCGGGGGTGGCGGTGCTGCGGGCCTGCGGCTTCGCGCGGGTGCCGACCTCGCCGCTGATCACGTGGTCTGGGCTGGCGAGCCTGCTCTCGGCCCCCTTCGGCGCGCACACGACCAACCTCGCCGCGATCACGGCGGCCATCGCGGCGGGCGAGGAGGCGCACCCCGACCCGAACCGGCGCTGGGTCGCGGGCCTGAGTGCGGCCCTGTTCTACCTGCTGCTGGGCGTGTTCGCGGGCTGGGTGGTGGGGGCGGTGGGCGCCGTCCCCGCGCCCGTGGTCGCGGCGCTGGCGGGGCTGGCGCTGGTGTCCACCACCCTGTCAAGCGTCACGGCGGCGCTGGGGGACGAGCGCGGGCGCGAGGCCGCCTTCCTGACGCTGGCGGTGACCGCGAGCGGCCTGAGCTTCCTGGGCATCGGGAGCGCGGTGTGGGGGCTGGCGCTGGGGGGCGGGCTGCTGTGGCTGACGGGGAGGCGGTGA
- a CDS encoding aldo/keto reductase: protein MTPHQRPLGRTGLHVTEIGYGAWGIGADMWKGAQDDESLTALRRYVELGGNFIDTAMGYGDGHSERLVGQVAREHPGTLVATKISPRNGEWPAAPGTTAEQAFPGEHVIRCTEASLERLGLPSIDVQQFHVWNDSWLGQGDWQDAVAQLRRDGKIRHFGISINDHQPENAVKAVEAGAVETVQVIYNVFDQSPQDRLLDACLANGVGVIVRVALDEGSLTGNITPETTFPEGDWRHRYFGGDRKTELQPRLRAIETALGIPTAQLPETALRFVLSHPAVSTVIVGMRSARNVERNLALADGRGLSAEQVQKLHAHRWDRNWYGAAD, encoded by the coding sequence ATGACTCCGCACCAACGCCCACTGGGCCGCACCGGCCTGCACGTCACCGAGATCGGCTACGGCGCCTGGGGCATCGGCGCCGACATGTGGAAGGGCGCGCAGGACGACGAGAGCCTGACCGCGCTGCGGCGCTACGTTGAGCTGGGCGGCAACTTCATCGACACCGCCATGGGCTACGGCGACGGCCACAGCGAGCGGCTGGTCGGTCAGGTGGCCCGCGAGCACCCCGGCACGCTGGTCGCCACCAAGATCAGTCCCAGGAACGGCGAATGGCCCGCCGCGCCTGGCACGACCGCCGAGCAGGCGTTTCCCGGCGAGCACGTCATCCGGTGCACCGAGGCCAGCCTGGAGCGGCTGGGGTTGCCCTCCATCGACGTGCAGCAATTTCACGTCTGGAACGATTCGTGGCTGGGGCAGGGCGACTGGCAGGACGCGGTGGCGCAGCTGAGGCGCGACGGCAAGATCCGGCACTTCGGCATCTCCATCAACGACCACCAGCCCGAGAACGCCGTGAAGGCCGTCGAGGCGGGCGCGGTGGAGACCGTGCAGGTGATCTACAACGTGTTCGACCAGTCGCCGCAAGACCGCCTGCTCGACGCCTGCCTCGCCAACGGCGTCGGTGTGATCGTGCGCGTGGCGCTCGACGAGGGCAGCCTGACCGGCAACATCACGCCGGAGACGACCTTTCCGGAGGGTGACTGGCGCCACCGCTACTTCGGCGGCGACCGCAAGACCGAGTTGCAGCCGCGCCTGCGCGCCATCGAGACGGCCCTGGGCATCCCGACCGCGCAGCTTCCCGAGACGGCCCTGCGTTTCGTGCTGAGCCACCCCGCCGTTAGCACCGTGATCGTGGGAATGCGTAGCGCCCGCAACGTCGAGCGCAACCTCGCGCTGGCCGATGGCCGGGGCCTGTCCGCCGAACAGGTGCAAAAGCTCCACGCCCACCGCTGGGACCGCAACTGGTACGGCGCCGCCGACTGA
- a CDS encoding peroxiredoxin, whose translation MTATPVQPGAPFPDFSLSDAAGQPHRLADYAGRYVVLYAYPKDDTPGCTKEACDFRDSARLRALGAAILGVSRDDAGSHRAFAEKYSLPFPLLTDPDAEFLKTVGAYGTKNLYGKVSEGVKRATFLIGPDGRLVRGWPAVKVEGHADEVAAAIEADRRERGDA comes from the coding sequence ATGACGGCCACTCCTGTCCAGCCCGGCGCCCCCTTTCCCGACTTCTCGCTGTCCGACGCTGCGGGCCAGCCCCACCGTCTGGCGGATTACGCGGGCCGCTACGTGGTGCTGTACGCCTATCCCAAGGACGACACGCCCGGCTGCACCAAAGAAGCCTGCGATTTCCGCGACAGCGCCCGCCTGAGAGCACTGGGCGCCGCCATCCTGGGCGTCAGCCGCGACGACGCCGGGAGCCACCGCGCCTTTGCCGAGAAGTACAGCCTGCCCTTTCCGCTGCTGACCGACCCGGACGCGGAATTCCTGAAGACGGTGGGCGCCTACGGCACCAAGAACCTCTACGGCAAGGTCAGCGAGGGGGTCAAGCGCGCGACCTTTCTGATCGGCCCGGATGGACGGCTGGTGCGCGGCTGGCCCGCCGTGAAGGTGGAAGGCCACGCCGACGAGGTGGCCGCCGCCATCGAGGCCGACCGCCGGGAGCGCGGCGATGCCTGA
- a CDS encoding transglutaminase-like domain-containing protein, with product MAQPDARPPADPAAYPIEQPVRVRAGFSLTFEVPYPTPMLFVVQPRERLEATGTRQRIVAERALGAAEGIQRYTDTHGNVVWRTLAQPGEFTVGHDLIAEVTRRPDPVLPHLRKHRVEELPDETIGYLLPSRYVDSDLVSQEAWDRFGHIQGGWAQVQAISDFLQDECVYGPGSTSSTTARQAFDSKRAVCRDFAHMGVAFCRALNIPARYVCGYMPDIDITPDPVPMDFHAWFEAYLDGQWRTFDARHNKPRVGRVLIAQGRDASDVAFTTTFGSARLVHMKVWADETGVDTTLDDAPKPRVF from the coding sequence ATGGCCCAGCCCGATGCCCGCCCGCCCGCCGACCCCGCCGCCTATCCCATCGAGCAACCCGTCCGCGTCCGCGCGGGCTTTTCTCTCACCTTCGAGGTGCCCTACCCCACCCCGATGCTGTTCGTGGTGCAGCCCCGCGAGCGGCTGGAGGCGACCGGAACCCGCCAGCGGATTGTGGCCGAGCGGGCCCTGGGCGCGGCCGAGGGCATCCAGCGCTACACCGACACCCATGGCAACGTCGTGTGGCGCACGCTGGCGCAGCCGGGCGAGTTCACAGTCGGGCACGACCTGATCGCGGAGGTGACCCGCCGCCCCGACCCCGTGCTGCCGCACCTGCGCAAGCACCGCGTCGAGGAGCTGCCCGACGAGACCATCGGCTACCTGCTGCCCAGCCGCTACGTGGACAGCGATCTGGTCAGCCAGGAAGCCTGGGACCGTTTCGGGCATATCCAGGGCGGCTGGGCGCAGGTGCAGGCGATCAGCGACTTTCTGCAAGACGAATGCGTCTACGGCCCAGGCAGCACCTCCAGCACGACCGCCCGGCAGGCCTTCGACAGCAAGCGGGCGGTGTGCCGGGATTTTGCCCATATGGGCGTGGCCTTTTGCCGGGCGCTGAACATCCCGGCCCGCTACGTCTGCGGCTACATGCCCGACATCGACATCACGCCCGACCCGGTGCCGATGGATTTTCACGCCTGGTTCGAGGCGTATCTGGATGGCCAGTGGCGCACCTTCGACGCCCGCCACAACAAGCCGCGCGTGGGCCGCGTGCTGATCGCCCAGGGCCGCGACGCTTCGGACGTGGCCTTTACGACCACTTTCGGCAGCGCCCGACTGGTCCACATGAAAGTCTGGGCCGACGAGACGGGCGTGGACACGACGCTCGACGACGCGCCGAAGCCGCGGGTGTTCTGA
- a CDS encoding Maf family nucleotide pyrophosphatase, which produces MPEGSGPEVILASGSPRRRELLANLGVPFRVVVSGEAEDSPERDPARLAGELAALKAGAVARLAPDAVVIAADTVVALGGELLGKPGDEAENRAFVRRLAGRTHQVYTGVTVIVGGQVRGGVERTDVTFRALTDHEIAHYAATGEGLDKAGGYGIQGVGMVLVRRVDGDYSNVVGFPLGLVIRLLREAGVRVWE; this is translated from the coding sequence GTGCCGGAGGGCAGCGGGCCGGAGGTGATCCTGGCGTCGGGCAGCCCCCGGCGCCGCGAACTGCTGGCGAATCTCGGCGTGCCCTTCCGCGTGGTCGTCAGCGGCGAGGCGGAGGACAGCCCCGAGCGTGACCCCGCGCGGCTGGCGGGCGAACTCGCCGCGCTCAAGGCGGGGGCGGTGGCCCGGCTCGCCCCGGACGCCGTGGTGATCGCCGCCGACACCGTGGTCGCGCTGGGGGGCGAACTGCTGGGCAAACCGGGAGACGAGGCCGAGAACCGCGCCTTCGTGCGGCGGCTGGCGGGCCGGACCCATCAGGTCTATACCGGCGTCACGGTGATCGTGGGCGGGCAGGTCCGGGGCGGCGTGGAGCGCACCGACGTGACCTTCCGCGCCCTGACTGACCACGAGATCGCCCACTATGCCGCCACCGGCGAGGGGCTGGACAAGGCCGGGGGCTACGGCATCCAGGGGGTCGGCATGGTCCTGGTGAGGCGCGTGGACGGCGACTATTCCAACGTGGTCGGCTTTCCGCTGGGGCTGGTGATCCGGCTGCTGCGGGAGGCGGGGGTGCGCGTCTGGGAATAG
- the deoC gene encoding deoxyribose-phosphate aldolase translates to MNLAPYIDHTLLKATATPDDIRQLCAEARQHAFYAVCVNPVYVPLAAAELQDSGVKVATVCGFPLGAMLPEQKAVEARLSVEAGADEVDMVIHIGAALAGDWDTVEADVRAVRKAIPDTVLKVIIETCYLDDEQKRGATRAAVRGGADFVKTSTGFGTGGATVEDVRLMADVIAALSPERRVQIKAAGGVRSVADAGAMVGAGATRLGTSGGVALVSGERPGAGY, encoded by the coding sequence ATGAACCTCGCCCCCTACATCGACCACACGCTGCTCAAGGCCACCGCGACCCCGGACGACATCCGCCAGCTGTGCGCCGAGGCCCGCCAGCACGCCTTTTACGCCGTGTGCGTCAATCCGGTCTACGTGCCGCTGGCCGCCGCCGAGTTGCAGGACTCGGGCGTGAAGGTCGCCACCGTCTGCGGCTTTCCGCTGGGGGCGATGCTGCCGGAGCAAAAGGCCGTCGAGGCCCGCCTGAGCGTGGAGGCGGGCGCCGACGAGGTGGACATGGTGATTCACATCGGCGCGGCGCTCGCCGGCGACTGGGACACGGTGGAGGCCGACGTGCGGGCCGTTCGCAAGGCGATTCCGGACACGGTGCTCAAGGTCATCATTGAAACCTGCTATCTCGACGACGAGCAAAAGCGCGGCGCGACCCGGGCCGCCGTGCGGGGCGGCGCCGACTTCGTGAAGACCAGCACCGGCTTCGGCACGGGCGGCGCGACCGTGGAGGACGTGCGGCTGATGGCGGACGTGATCGCGGCCCTTTCTCCCGAACGGCGCGTGCAGATCAAGGCCGCCGGGGGCGTGCGCTCGGTGGCCGACGCCGGGGCGATGGTCGGGGCGGGCGCCACCCGCCTGGGCACCTCGGGCGGCGTGGCGCTGGTGTCCGGCGAGCGGCCCGGGGCGGGCTACTGA
- the rpiA gene encoding ribose 5-phosphate isomerase A, translating to MPDLEALKKEAALRAVALVGSGMRVGLGTGSTAKYAIEAIGERLASGDLRRVVGVATSDASEALARAVGIPVEPLDPRPLDLAIDGADEIDPTLNLIKGLGGALLREKLTEVQARRLVIIADHTKVVTRLGEKAPLPVEIARFGFLSTIERVRALVPGGRLRQPGAQPYVTDNGNYIYDAQLPASFDPVELERQLKGTLGVVETGFFLGMADAAFVAAPGGVRELGG from the coding sequence ATGCCTGATCTGGAGGCCCTGAAAAAGGAGGCCGCCCTGCGCGCCGTCGCCCTGGTGGGGAGCGGGATGCGCGTCGGGCTGGGCACCGGCAGCACCGCCAAATACGCCATCGAGGCGATCGGGGAGCGGCTGGCCTCCGGCGACCTGCGGCGGGTGGTCGGCGTGGCGACCAGCGACGCTTCGGAAGCGCTGGCCCGCGCGGTGGGCATTCCCGTCGAGCCGCTCGACCCCCGCCCGCTCGACCTCGCCATCGACGGAGCGGACGAGATCGACCCCACGCTGAACCTGATCAAGGGCCTGGGCGGCGCCCTGCTGCGCGAGAAGCTCACCGAGGTGCAGGCGCGGCGGCTGGTCATCATCGCGGACCACACCAAGGTCGTGACCCGGCTGGGGGAGAAGGCGCCGTTGCCGGTCGAGATCGCGCGGTTCGGGTTTCTGTCTACCATCGAGCGGGTGCGGGCGCTGGTGCCGGGGGGGCGGCTCAGGCAGCCGGGGGCGCAGCCTTACGTGACCGACAACGGCAACTACATCTATGACGCGCAACTTCCCGCCTCGTTCGATCCGGTCGAGCTGGAGCGGCAGCTTAAGGGGACGCTGGGTGTGGTGGAGACGGGGTTTTTCCTGGGGATGGCAGACGCAGCGTTTGTGGCGGCGCCGGGGGGGGTTCGGGAGCTGGGGGGGTGA
- a CDS encoding cysteine desulfurase-like protein, translating to MNLEAIRAQFPPLASGRAYLDNAAGGLLPTRAITAITDHLTRFGATNAMPGHLPGREMLALKGRAREATALFLNAQAEDVALGPSATALAFRLAAAFARLWGPGDEVILSGLDHEANASPWRELERVGVTVKVWHARQPDMRLHTEDLAALLSPRTRLVAITAASNVLGVAVDIPAVTSQVRAAGAWTVVDAVHAAPHAFPDVQAWGADFVMFSPYKVWGPHLGALWVAPERRAGLPWPRLSFVPEGDITGLEYGTPQFELLAGWLGTLDYLRELGGHDTLTRAALEAASARIAALETPVAGRLLAGLREAPGVTVYGPPTMEGRMGAVAFRVLGEAPEATAARLSAQGVDAAAGHFYAVQPLKDLGLYPEGVVRASVAHYTSLEDVERLLTGI from the coding sequence ATGAACCTCGAAGCCATCCGGGCGCAGTTTCCCCCGCTCGCCTCCGGCCGCGCGTACCTCGACAACGCGGCGGGCGGCCTGCTCCCCACCCGCGCCATCACGGCGATTACCGACCACCTGACCCGTTTTGGCGCCACCAACGCGATGCCGGGCCACCTGCCGGGCCGCGAGATGCTGGCCCTCAAGGGCCGGGCGCGCGAGGCCACGGCCCTCTTTCTGAACGCGCAGGCGGAGGACGTGGCGCTGGGGCCGAGTGCCACCGCCCTGGCCTTCCGGCTGGCGGCGGCCTTCGCGCGGCTGTGGGGACCGGGGGACGAGGTGATCCTGTCGGGCCTGGACCACGAGGCGAACGCCAGCCCCTGGCGCGAGCTGGAGCGCGTGGGCGTGACCGTCAAGGTCTGGCACGCCCGGCAGCCCGACATGCGCCTGCACACCGAAGACCTCGCCGCCCTGCTCTCCCCCCGCACCCGGCTGGTGGCGATCACGGCGGCGAGCAACGTCCTGGGCGTGGCGGTGGACATCCCGGCGGTGACCTCGCAGGTCCGCGCGGCGGGCGCCTGGACGGTGGTGGACGCCGTTCACGCCGCCCCGCACGCCTTTCCCGACGTGCAGGCCTGGGGTGCGGACTTCGTCATGTTCAGCCCCTACAAGGTCTGGGGGCCGCACCTGGGTGCGCTGTGGGTCGCGCCCGAGCGCCGCGCCGGGCTGCCCTGGCCCCGCCTGAGCTTCGTACCGGAGGGCGACATCACCGGGCTGGAGTACGGCACCCCACAGTTCGAGTTGCTCGCGGGGTGGCTGGGCACCCTGGACTACCTGCGCGAACTCGGCGGCCACGACACACTGACCCGCGCGGCGCTGGAAGCGGCCTCGGCGCGGATCGCGGCGCTGGAGACCCCGGTTGCCGGGCGGCTGCTCGCGGGGCTGCGGGAGGCCCCCGGCGTCACGGTCTACGGCCCGCCGACGATGGAGGGCCGGATGGGCGCCGTCGCCTTCCGGGTGCTGGGAGAGGCCCCCGAAGCCACCGCCGCCCGGCTCTCGGCGCAGGGGGTGGACGCGGCCGCCGGACACTTCTACGCCGTGCAGCCCCTGAAAGACCTGGGCCTGTACCCGGAGGGTGTGGTGCGGGCGAGCGTCGCGCACTACACGAGTCTGGAGGACGTGGAACGGCTGCTGACGGGGATTTGA
- the lysS gene encoding homocitrate synthase — protein MTPDSPLPPIPARSWAIIDSTLREGEQFARGNFKRGDKIEIARALNAFGAEFLEVTTPMVSAQTAQDIRTLAGLGLKAKILTHVRCHMDDVQRAVDLGVDGLDLLFGTSSFLREFSHGKSIGQIIDTASEVIGWIKQHHPELQIRFSAEDTFRSQEADLMAVYRAVSALGVHRVGLADTVGVATPRQVYTLVREVRKVIHEDCGIEFHGHNDTGCAVSNAYEAVEAGATHIDTTILGIGERNGITPLGGFLARMFTFDPQGLIDKYDLELLPELDRMIARMVDLPVPWNNYLTGEFAYNHKAGMHLKAIYLNPGAYEAIPPGVFGVGRRIQAGSKVTGKHAIAYRARELGLHYGDEALRQVTDYIKALAEHGELDDAHLEQVLREWVSA, from the coding sequence ATGACCCCAGACTCTCCTCTCCCCCCCATCCCCGCCCGGTCCTGGGCGATCATCGACTCGACGCTGCGGGAGGGCGAGCAGTTCGCGCGCGGGAACTTCAAACGGGGCGACAAGATCGAGATCGCGCGGGCGCTGAACGCCTTCGGGGCCGAGTTTCTGGAGGTCACCACCCCGATGGTGAGCGCGCAGACCGCGCAGGACATCCGCACCCTCGCCGGGCTGGGCCTGAAGGCCAAGATTCTGACGCACGTCCGCTGCCATATGGACGACGTGCAGCGGGCGGTGGACCTCGGCGTGGACGGGCTGGACCTGCTGTTCGGCACCAGTTCCTTTCTGCGAGAGTTCAGCCACGGCAAGAGCATCGGGCAGATCATCGACACGGCGTCCGAGGTGATCGGGTGGATCAAGCAGCACCACCCGGAGCTGCAAATCCGCTTCAGCGCCGAGGACACCTTCCGCTCGCAGGAGGCGGACCTGATGGCGGTGTACCGCGCCGTCTCCGCGCTGGGCGTCCACCGGGTCGGGCTGGCGGACACGGTGGGGGTCGCCACGCCCCGGCAGGTGTACACACTGGTCCGCGAGGTGCGCAAGGTCATCCACGAGGACTGCGGCATCGAGTTCCACGGGCACAACGACACGGGCTGCGCGGTCTCCAACGCCTACGAGGCCGTCGAGGCGGGCGCCACGCACATCGACACGACCATCCTGGGGATCGGGGAGCGCAACGGGATCACGCCGCTGGGGGGCTTCCTGGCGCGGATGTTCACCTTCGACCCGCAGGGCCTGATCGACAAGTACGACCTGGAGCTGCTGCCCGAACTCGACCGCATGATCGCCCGGATGGTGGACCTGCCGGTGCCCTGGAACAACTACCTGACGGGCGAATTCGCCTACAACCACAAGGCGGGAATGCACCTCAAGGCGATCTACCTCAACCCCGGCGCCTACGAGGCGATTCCGCCCGGCGTGTTCGGGGTGGGCCGCCGCATCCAGGCCGGGAGCAAGGTGACGGGCAAGCACGCCATCGCGTACCGGGCGCGCGAACTCGGCCTGCACTACGGCGACGAGGCCTTGCGGCAGGTCACCGACTACATCAAGGCGCTGGCCGAGCACGGGGAACTGGACGACGCCCACCTGGAACAGGTGCTGAGGGAGTGGGTGAGCGCGTAA
- a CDS encoding thioredoxin domain-containing protein, with amino-acid sequence MNRPAQNRLAQETSPYLLQHADNPVDWWPWGEEAFAEARRRDVPVLLSIGYSTCHWCHVMAHESFEDAATAEFMNAHFVSVKVDREERPDVDGVYMTATQLMTGQGGWPMTVFLTPGGEPFYAGTYFPPEDRYGMPGFPRLLASVAHTWQEGRDKIEGNAQALAGHVREASRPRPSAGELPEDFLERAVANLRRVYDADLGGFGGAPKFPAPTTLDFLLTRADGRDMALHTLRQMGRGGIYDQLGGGFHRYSVDAQWLVPHFEKMLYDNAQLTRTLLRAYQHTGDEDFARLARETLSYLEREMLAPEGGFYSAQDADTQGVEGLTFTWTPEEIRAVLNEGGLGGGPDAELALRVYGVTPEGNFEDPHRPDAGRRSILHVLTPPAGLARDLGESVEALTARLDTARARLLAARQTRPQPGTDDKVLTSWNGLALAAFADAGRILGEAHYLDVARRNASFVRERMRLPDGTLRHTYKDGVARVEGLLEDHALYALGLVALYQAGGDLSHLEWARELWGVVRGDFWDEEAGLFRSTGGRAEALLTRQAQGFDSAVLSDNAAAALLGLWMGRYYGDEQAEALARRTVQTYAGDMLAAAGGFGGLWQAAAFLEAPHVEVALIGTPAERAPLERVVARFPLPFAALAPAEQGEGLPVLEGRPGGGTAYVCIGHACDLPTRDPEVLGGQLGRL; translated from the coding sequence ATGAACCGGCCCGCCCAGAACCGTCTGGCCCAGGAAACCAGCCCCTACCTCCTCCAGCACGCGGACAATCCGGTGGACTGGTGGCCCTGGGGCGAGGAGGCGTTCGCGGAGGCCCGGCGGCGCGACGTGCCCGTGCTGCTGTCCATCGGGTACTCGACCTGTCACTGGTGCCACGTGATGGCCCACGAGAGCTTCGAGGACGCTGCCACCGCCGAGTTCATGAACGCCCATTTCGTGAGCGTCAAGGTGGACCGCGAGGAGCGCCCCGACGTGGACGGGGTGTACATGACGGCCACCCAGCTGATGACCGGGCAGGGCGGCTGGCCGATGACGGTCTTCCTGACCCCAGGCGGCGAGCCGTTCTACGCGGGCACCTATTTTCCGCCCGAAGACCGCTACGGGATGCCCGGCTTTCCCCGCCTGCTGGCGAGCGTGGCGCACACCTGGCAGGAGGGCCGCGACAAGATCGAGGGCAACGCGCAGGCGCTCGCGGGGCATGTGCGCGAGGCCAGCCGTCCCCGGCCCTCGGCGGGCGAGCTGCCGGAGGACTTTCTGGAGCGGGCCGTGGCGAACCTGCGTCGGGTGTACGACGCCGACCTGGGCGGCTTCGGCGGGGCGCCCAAGTTCCCGGCCCCCACCACGCTCGATTTTCTGCTGACCCGTGCGGACGGGCGCGACATGGCGCTGCACACCCTCAGGCAGATGGGCCGGGGCGGCATCTACGACCAGCTTGGCGGCGGCTTTCACCGCTACTCGGTGGACGCGCAGTGGCTGGTGCCCCACTTCGAGAAGATGCTCTACGACAACGCCCAGCTCACCCGCACGCTGCTGCGCGCCTACCAGCACACCGGGGACGAGGACTTCGCCCGGCTGGCCCGCGAGACGCTGAGCTACCTGGAACGCGAGATGCTGGCGCCGGAAGGCGGCTTCTACAGCGCCCAGGACGCCGACACCCAGGGCGTCGAGGGCCTGACCTTCACCTGGACACCGGAGGAAATCCGCGCTGTGTTGAATGAGGGGGGGCTGGGCGGCGGCCCGGACGCCGAGCTGGCCTTGCGGGTCTACGGCGTGACCCCGGAGGGCAACTTCGAGGACCCCCACCGCCCGGACGCGGGGCGGCGCAGCATTCTGCACGTCCTGACCCCGCCCGCTGGCCTCGCGCGCGACCTCGGCGAGAGCGTGGAGGCCCTGACCGCGCGGCTGGACACCGCCCGCGCCAGGCTCCTCGCCGCCCGGCAGACGCGGCCCCAGCCCGGCACCGACGACAAGGTGCTGACCTCGTGGAACGGGCTGGCGCTGGCGGCCTTCGCGGACGCCGGGCGCATCCTGGGTGAAGCCCATTACCTCGACGTGGCCCGCCGCAACGCCAGCTTCGTGCGGGAGCGGATGCGCCTCCCGGACGGCACCCTGCGCCACACCTACAAGGACGGCGTGGCCCGCGTGGAGGGGCTGCTGGAGGACCATGCCCTCTACGCGCTCGGCCTCGTCGCGCTGTACCAGGCGGGCGGCGACCTCTCGCATCTGGAGTGGGCGCGCGAGCTGTGGGGCGTCGTGCGGGGCGACTTCTGGGACGAGGAGGCGGGCCTCTTCCGCTCCACCGGGGGCCGCGCCGAGGCGCTGCTGACCCGGCAGGCCCAGGGCTTCGACTCGGCCGTCCTCAGCGACAACGCCGCCGCCGCACTGCTGGGCCTGTGGATGGGCCGTTATTACGGGGACGAACAGGCCGAGGCCCTGGCCCGGCGCACGGTGCAGACCTACGCCGGGGACATGCTCGCGGCGGCGGGCGGCTTCGGCGGCCTGTGGCAGGCGGCCGCCTTCCTGGAAGCCCCCCACGTCGAGGTTGCCCTGATCGGCACGCCCGCCGAACGCGCCCCCCTCGAACGGGTGGTCGCCCGCTTCCCCCTCCCCTTCGCGGCCCTCGCTCCGGCTGAACAGGGCGAAGGATTGCCCGTGCTGGAAGGCAGGCCGGGCGGCGGCACCGCCTACGTGTGCATCGGCCACGCCTGCGACCTGCCGACGAGGGACCCGGAGGTGCTGGGGGGACAGTTGGGGCGGTTGTGA
- a CDS encoding OsmC family protein: MTATPRKTLNVTWLGEQRYVGVSESGHQLLIDNSATKVGVSPMEALLGALATCTAYDVVQVMGKKRVKLTSYRIEAEGERAEEHPKRYTRIVVRHIASGEGLTPEALERAAHLSHEKYCSVAASLNSEIVVETRVEAGETAKV, translated from the coding sequence ATGACCGCCACCCCGAGAAAGACCCTGAACGTGACCTGGCTGGGCGAGCAGCGCTATGTGGGCGTCAGCGAGAGCGGGCACCAGCTCTTGATCGACAACAGCGCGACCAAAGTCGGCGTCTCGCCGATGGAGGCCCTGCTGGGCGCGCTGGCGACCTGCACCGCCTACGACGTGGTGCAGGTGATGGGCAAGAAGCGCGTCAAGCTCACGAGCTACCGCATCGAGGCCGAGGGCGAGCGGGCGGAGGAGCACCCCAAGCGCTACACCCGCATCGTGGTCCGGCACATCGCCAGCGGGGAGGGCCTGACCCCCGAGGCGCTGGAGCGGGCCGCGCACCTCAGCCACGAGAAATACTGCTCGGTGGCGGCCAGCCTCAACAGCGAGATCGTGGTGGAGACGCGGGTGGAGGCGGGCGAGACGGCCAAGGTGTAG